A genomic stretch from Flavobacterium nitratireducens includes:
- a CDS encoding porin family protein, protein MNLFLSPFKEKLFFSILLVLPFLSAFAQEEITKPELQEIKVDSLYREDQFYFAFTYNTLQQKPVGLKQQKFSIGLSGGFLRDMPINKNRTKAFATGVGLSLNNYNQNLAITGTAQEANYAIMDSQTSFDKNKFTQLLIDVPLEFRWRTSTYESYKFWRIYGGVKLSYLAYSKSVLNDSQGKTLIANNNDFNKFLYGLYLSAGYNTFNVYAYYGLNPILKNLSIEGEKAKMNTMNVGVIFYIL, encoded by the coding sequence ATGAATCTATTTCTCAGCCCATTTAAAGAAAAATTATTTTTTAGTATTTTGTTGGTATTACCTTTTCTCAGTGCTTTTGCACAGGAAGAAATAACTAAGCCGGAATTACAAGAAATAAAAGTAGATTCTTTATATAGAGAAGACCAGTTCTACTTTGCTTTTACTTATAATACTTTGCAGCAAAAACCGGTAGGACTAAAACAGCAAAAGTTCTCCATAGGATTGTCGGGTGGTTTTTTGAGAGATATGCCCATCAATAAAAACAGAACCAAAGCTTTTGCAACGGGAGTCGGTTTGAGTTTAAATAACTACAATCAAAATTTAGCAATTACTGGAACTGCTCAGGAGGCAAATTATGCCATTATGGACTCTCAAACGAGTTTTGATAAAAATAAATTTACCCAATTATTAATTGATGTTCCATTGGAGTTCAGGTGGCGAACATCCACGTATGAAAGTTATAAATTTTGGCGAATTTATGGAGGTGTCAAATTAAGCTACCTTGCCTATAGTAAGTCGGTTTTGAATGATAGTCAAGGTAAAACGCTCATTGCTAATAATAATGATTTTAATAAATTCTTGTACGGTTTATACCTTTCGGCGGGTTACAATACCTTTAATGTATATGCTTATTACGGTTTAAATCCTATTTTAAAAAACCTAAGTATCGAAGGCGAAAAAGCGAAGATGAACACGATGAATGTTGGGGTTATTTTTTACATTTTATAA
- a CDS encoding transposase, with protein sequence MKQVRKIYDKAFKEKAVQLSYERTNVSELSRELGITAPQLYKWRKEFEEFGEGSFPGKGNLKLTPEQEKIHELEKRFSRIKRS encoded by the coding sequence ATGAAACAAGTCCGCAAAATTTATGACAAAGCTTTTAAAGAAAAAGCCGTTCAATTGAGTTATGAGAGAACAAATGTATCAGAACTCTCCAGAGAGTTGGGAATCACAGCACCACAGTTGTATAAATGGCGTAAAGAGTTCGAGGAATTTGGAGAAGGAAGTTTTCCTGGGAAAGGAAATTTAAAACTCACTCCCGAGCAAGAAAAAATTCACGAACTAGAGAAGAGGTTTAGCCGAATTAAGAGGTCTTGA
- a CDS encoding substrate-binding domain-containing protein yields the protein MKIIAINKRQNLPKYKQIIVSVEISIAEKRLKRGDKLPSVNKVSLEFGISRDTVLLAYDELKKRGIIYAILGKGYYVKSEDFSFEQRIFLLFDELNAFKEDLYNSFMETMNRNAEIDIFFHYFNPEVFKKLIQDNNGNYSKYIIMPTNLVNAASVIKTLPEEDVFILDQTNLELKDYPSVHQNHFKDTYNALESGKNKIEKYKKLILIFSSYKQPIGMRDGFIEFCKKHQLHYDIISNFENNEIQKGDLYIIPDDRHLVNVIEQSKKQKLLIGQDVGIISYNDTPLKKVVAEGITTISTDFNEMGRILAELILNHKKEQIENKSSLIVRGSL from the coding sequence ATGAAAATAATCGCCATCAACAAAAGACAAAATCTCCCTAAATACAAACAGATTATTGTATCTGTCGAAATTTCAATTGCAGAAAAACGATTAAAAAGAGGTGATAAACTTCCCTCTGTAAACAAAGTATCGCTTGAATTCGGAATTTCGAGAGATACTGTTTTATTAGCTTATGACGAACTTAAAAAAAGAGGAATTATTTATGCTATATTAGGCAAAGGCTATTATGTAAAAAGTGAAGATTTTAGTTTTGAACAACGCATTTTCTTATTATTCGACGAATTAAACGCCTTTAAGGAAGATCTTTACAATTCCTTTATGGAAACGATGAATCGCAATGCCGAAATCGATATTTTTTTCCATTATTTTAACCCTGAAGTCTTTAAGAAACTCATTCAAGATAATAATGGAAATTACTCTAAATACATTATTATGCCCACCAATTTGGTCAATGCCGCATCGGTAATCAAAACATTACCCGAAGAAGATGTATTTATTCTGGACCAAACTAATTTGGAACTAAAAGATTATCCTTCGGTACATCAAAACCACTTTAAAGACACCTATAACGCCTTAGAATCGGGCAAAAACAAAATTGAGAAATACAAAAAACTAATCTTGATTTTCTCCAGTTACAAACAACCTATCGGGATGAGGGATGGCTTTATCGAGTTTTGCAAAAAGCATCAATTGCATTACGACATCATCTCTAATTTTGAAAATAACGAAATCCAAAAAGGAGATCTTTACATCATCCCCGATGATCGCCATCTGGTAAATGTGATTGAGCAGTCTAAAAAACAAAAATTACTCATCGGTCAGGACGTAGGCATCATCTCTTACAATGATACCCCGCTAAAAAAAGTGGTTGCCGAAGGAATCACAACCATATCTACCGATTTTAACGAAATGGGACGCATCCTGGCCGAATTAATCCTCAATCACAAAAAGGAACAAATAGAAAATAAAAGCAGTCTTATAGTGAGGGGGTCTTTGTAA
- a CDS encoding sugar-binding domain-containing protein, whose amino-acid sequence MRIQNMNVKIATILFFTGFLSLSALAQKTFKNSRNTILLTENWKFTKDIQEDASSINFNDSQWETVSVPHDWAIYGPFDKKWDIQVTAIEQNGEKVATEKTGRTGALPHIGSGWYRKTFTLPQFQQGKKALLVFDGAMSEPEIYLNGKKIGQ is encoded by the coding sequence ATGAGAATACAAAACATGAATGTAAAAATTGCAACAATACTTTTTTTTACAGGATTTTTATCATTAAGCGCTTTAGCGCAAAAAACATTCAAAAATAGCCGTAATACAATACTACTTACTGAGAATTGGAAATTTACTAAGGATATACAAGAAGATGCCTCCTCAATTAACTTCAATGACTCTCAATGGGAAACCGTTAGCGTACCCCACGATTGGGCTATTTACGGTCCCTTTGACAAAAAATGGGACATACAAGTTACAGCCATAGAACAAAATGGTGAAAAAGTCGCCACTGAAAAAACGGGTCGAACAGGTGCATTACCGCATATAGGTTCGGGCTGGTATCGTAAAACATTTACACTCCCTCAATTCCAACAAGGAAAAAAAGCACTTCTTGTTTTCGATGGTGCCATGAGTGAACCTGAAATTTATTTAAACGGAAAAAAAATAGGCCAATGA
- a CDS encoding glycoside hydrolase family 2 TIM barrel-domain containing protein: MKTNANGTNCSMVTIIKDAKKNIVATAKSPQSIDGKFEQTINVNNPHLWSPETPYIYTAVTQLISSDGKLKDEEITKLGIRSIKYEPQTGFSLNGKTIKFKGVCLHHDLGPLGAAVNKAALKRQLTILKDMGCNAIRSSHNMPSFEQLELADEMGFLFLAESFDEWAKPKVKNGYHRFFEEYAEKDIVNLVRATRNHPCIVMWSSGNEVPDQYGAEGLKRVKFLQDIFHREDPTRPVTVGMDQVKQTMASGFGSLLDIPGLNYRVYLYEDAHKAFPQGFILGSETASTVSSRGVYKFPVQQLKTNNTMIYNVPLTI, from the coding sequence ATTAAAACCAATGCGAATGGAACAAATTGTTCTATGGTAACAATTATAAAAGACGCTAAAAAAAATATAGTAGCAACAGCTAAAAGTCCACAATCTATCGATGGAAAATTTGAGCAAACGATTAATGTCAATAATCCACATTTATGGAGTCCTGAAACCCCTTATATTTACACCGCCGTTACCCAATTAATTTCTAGTGATGGAAAGCTAAAAGACGAAGAAATTACAAAATTAGGAATACGTTCTATCAAATACGAACCTCAAACCGGATTCAGTTTAAATGGAAAGACTATTAAATTCAAAGGTGTTTGTCTTCATCATGACTTAGGACCACTTGGTGCAGCAGTTAATAAAGCAGCCTTAAAAAGACAGCTAACCATCTTAAAAGATATGGGCTGTAATGCGATTCGCAGTTCGCACAATATGCCTTCTTTTGAACAATTAGAACTAGCCGATGAAATGGGATTTCTATTCTTGGCTGAAAGTTTTGACGAATGGGCAAAGCCAAAAGTAAAAAATGGATACCACCGTTTCTTTGAAGAATATGCAGAAAAGGACATTGTTAATTTAGTACGAGCTACCCGAAATCATCCATGTATTGTCATGTGGAGTTCTGGAAATGAAGTCCCAGATCAATATGGTGCCGAAGGACTAAAAAGAGTAAAATTTTTACAAGATATTTTTCATAGAGAAGACCCAACACGTCCTGTAACAGTAGGAATGGATCAAGTTAAGCAAACTATGGCCTCAGGATTTGGCTCTTTACTTGATATACCTGGGCTAAATTATAGAGTTTATCTATACGAGGACGCTCATAAGGCTTTCCCACAAGGTTTCATTTTAGGATCAGAAACCGCTTCTACAGTTAGTTCAAGAGGTGTTTACAAATTCCCTGTACAACAATTAAAAACAAACAATACGATGATTTACAATGTTCCTCTTACGATTTAG
- a CDS encoding DUF4982 domain-containing protein codes for MGIQKKNNATPQNRYRLMWNDVKYEPGTLKVVAFDSNGKSAAESEIRTAGTPYKIVLTPDRKTIKADGEDISFVTVSVVDKNGIPCPLADNQLKFEVNGAGTYRAACNGDATSTEMFHKNTMKLFSGKLIVLVKATKKVGTITLKVSGNGLQPGIINIKSTN; via the coding sequence ATGGGCATCCAAAAAAAGAACAATGCAACTCCACAAAACAGATATCGTTTGATGTGGAATGATGTAAAATACGAACCAGGAACCCTAAAAGTTGTTGCTTTTGATTCGAATGGCAAATCGGCTGCTGAAAGCGAAATCCGTACAGCCGGTACGCCATACAAAATTGTTCTTACTCCAGACCGTAAAACCATAAAAGCAGATGGAGAAGATATTTCATTTGTTACTGTTTCTGTTGTGGATAAAAATGGTATTCCTTGTCCTCTTGCGGATAACCAATTGAAGTTTGAAGTAAATGGCGCAGGAACCTATAGAGCTGCTTGTAATGGTGATGCTACCTCAACTGAAATGTTTCACAAAAACACTATGAAACTTTTCAGTGGAAAACTGATAGTCTTAGTGAAAGCTACTAAAAAAGTAGGCACTATAACATTAAAAGTTTCCGGAAATGGACTTCAACCAGGCATTATTAACATAAAATCTACAAATTAG
- a CDS encoding NUDIX hydrolase: MDFKRRLEERSNEAWEKYIPNLSVDCVVFGFHDAQLKVLVIKVKDKDVWQLPGSYVLKKENLNEAAIRILFERTGASDIYLQQFRVFGDLNRNQGFFDELSDDIWNKQRFITIGFYALVDYTQVNLVEDEFSEVCEWKSLDELPVLMMDHREILDTALITLRRQLNYKPIGYNLLPEKFTMPELQKLYEIILDKKLNRGNFYRKILRYDILEKLDEIRKGGAHKAPDLYRFDVNKYQLALKKGLNEGW; this comes from the coding sequence ATGGATTTTAAAAGAAGGTTAGAAGAAAGATCAAATGAGGCATGGGAGAAGTATATTCCAAATTTGTCTGTTGATTGTGTTGTTTTTGGGTTTCATGATGCCCAGTTAAAAGTTTTAGTTATAAAAGTAAAAGATAAAGATGTTTGGCAACTTCCGGGAAGTTATGTATTGAAGAAAGAAAATCTAAATGAAGCAGCTATTCGGATATTGTTTGAGCGTACAGGTGCCTCGGATATTTATTTGCAACAATTTAGGGTATTTGGTGATTTAAATCGTAACCAGGGTTTCTTTGATGAATTGTCAGATGACATATGGAATAAACAACGTTTTATAACGATAGGTTTTTATGCTTTAGTTGATTATACTCAAGTGAATTTGGTTGAGGATGAATTTTCAGAAGTTTGTGAATGGAAATCCTTGGATGAATTACCGGTCTTAATGATGGATCATCGTGAGATTCTCGATACAGCATTAATCACACTTCGTAGACAGTTAAATTATAAGCCTATTGGATATAATTTATTGCCTGAAAAATTTACAATGCCTGAACTTCAAAAGCTTTATGAAATTATTTTAGATAAAAAACTGAATCGTGGTAATTTTTATAGAAAAATACTTCGATATGATATACTTGAAAAATTAGATGAAATTAGGAAAGGTGGAGCTCATAAAGCTCCAGACTTATACCGTTTTGATGTGAACAAATATCAATTAGCACTAAAAAAAGGACTAAATGAAGGTTGGTAG
- a CDS encoding glycoside hydrolase family 3 C-terminal domain-containing protein, translated as MKKTIITKIAKVTVLSAVAFSGISWTNPYPETNHYPTLTIDGHNFADLNKNGKLDPYEDYRLPIQDRIKDIIKQMTAEEKANMLIGIGMPGFDVETLKFVSGGFQGKVPGAAGGTYDLKRLGIPTVVVSDGPAGLRINPKRDNDSNSYYATAFPVGTSLASTWNTELINSVGQAIGNEVKEYGVDVLLGPGMNIHRNPLCGRNFEYYSEDPILTGKIAAAIVNGIQSNGVGTSVKHFVANNQERNRMGINAHISERALREIYLRGFEIAVKEAQPWTIMSSYNLVNGNYTSQRQDLLTTILRNEWGFKGLVMTDWFGGFNSLSSPFTKGNVSDVTAQLSAGNDLLMPGTNNQKEAILENMRNGKLSAKVIETNLTRILELALKSPSMNNYKYSEKPNLKANAEVTRQAAAEGTILLKNEGNTLPFTSKATPIAVFGITSYDFISGGTGSGDVNEAYTVTLIDGLNNAGLSIDKELEDLYKPYTSVQKAKEMERREKEGGLLATPKRILELDLNKEIIQKKAQSSEIALITIGRNAGEGADRIIDGDFNLADDEIKLIDNVSEAFHSQGKKVIVVLNIGGVIETASWKNKADAILLPWQPGQEGGNSVADVITGKTNPSGKLTMTFPVKYEDTPSAKNWIGTPAENPTSVNYEEGIYVGYRYFTTFKLKPSYEFGFGLSYTSFDVSDIKLSSNTFENKMNITVTVKNNGKIAGKEVVQLYLSAPSKTIDKPTSELKAFAKTKVLQPGESQTLTLTLNPKELASFITKKNAWIAEAGNYNVTIGTSSLDIKQSANFSLAKELIVEKTHSAFAADSQFSDLRN; from the coding sequence ATGAAAAAAACTATTATTACCAAAATAGCAAAAGTGACAGTATTGTCTGCAGTAGCTTTCTCAGGTATTTCATGGACAAATCCTTATCCAGAAACTAATCATTACCCTACATTAACTATAGATGGTCATAATTTTGCAGATTTAAACAAAAATGGAAAATTAGATCCCTATGAAGATTACCGTCTACCTATACAGGATAGGATTAAAGATATAATCAAACAGATGACAGCTGAAGAAAAAGCAAATATGCTGATTGGAATTGGAATGCCAGGTTTTGATGTAGAAACTTTAAAATTTGTCTCTGGAGGTTTTCAAGGAAAAGTTCCCGGAGCAGCTGGAGGAACTTATGATTTAAAACGTTTGGGAATCCCTACAGTTGTTGTCTCTGATGGACCTGCTGGTTTGAGAATAAATCCGAAAAGAGATAATGATTCTAATAGCTACTACGCTACTGCATTTCCTGTTGGTACTTCATTGGCCTCTACTTGGAATACAGAATTAATCAACAGTGTAGGACAAGCAATCGGAAACGAGGTGAAAGAATATGGTGTGGATGTTTTACTTGGCCCAGGCATGAATATTCATAGAAATCCATTATGTGGCAGAAATTTTGAGTACTATTCTGAAGACCCAATCCTAACTGGAAAAATAGCAGCAGCAATTGTAAACGGAATTCAATCTAATGGTGTAGGGACTTCTGTTAAACATTTTGTTGCCAATAACCAAGAACGCAACCGTATGGGCATCAATGCACATATAAGCGAAAGAGCCCTACGTGAAATATACCTCAGGGGGTTTGAAATTGCTGTCAAAGAAGCTCAACCATGGACAATTATGTCTTCCTACAATTTAGTAAATGGAAATTATACTTCTCAAAGACAAGATTTATTAACCACTATTTTAAGAAATGAATGGGGTTTCAAAGGTTTGGTAATGACAGATTGGTTTGGAGGGTTTAACAGTTTATCATCTCCATTTACAAAAGGAAATGTGAGTGATGTTACGGCACAATTATCAGCAGGCAATGATTTATTAATGCCTGGAACAAATAACCAGAAAGAGGCTATTTTGGAAAACATGAGAAATGGCAAATTATCTGCAAAAGTGATTGAAACCAATTTAACACGAATATTAGAATTGGCATTAAAATCACCCTCTATGAATAATTATAAATATTCCGAAAAACCTAATTTAAAAGCCAATGCAGAAGTAACAAGACAAGCTGCAGCAGAGGGAACAATTTTATTAAAAAATGAAGGTAACACATTACCATTTACTTCAAAAGCAACACCAATTGCTGTATTTGGAATAACTTCTTATGATTTTATTTCAGGAGGTACCGGAAGTGGAGATGTTAACGAAGCATATACTGTTACACTTATAGATGGATTAAACAATGCCGGTTTATCAATTGACAAAGAATTAGAAGATTTGTACAAACCATACACATCCGTTCAAAAAGCAAAAGAAATGGAACGACGTGAAAAGGAAGGTGGTCTATTGGCAACCCCTAAGCGTATTTTAGAATTAGACCTAAACAAAGAAATCATCCAAAAGAAAGCACAATCTTCCGAAATTGCATTAATAACAATTGGTAGAAATGCTGGTGAAGGTGCTGACCGTATAATTGATGGAGATTTTAATTTGGCTGATGATGAAATTAAATTAATTGACAATGTTTCTGAAGCTTTTCATTCTCAAGGCAAAAAAGTTATAGTTGTTCTTAATATAGGAGGTGTTATTGAAACCGCAAGTTGGAAAAATAAAGCAGATGCAATTCTTTTACCTTGGCAACCAGGACAAGAGGGCGGAAATTCAGTAGCTGATGTTATCACAGGAAAAACAAATCCTTCTGGAAAATTAACCATGACATTTCCTGTAAAATATGAAGATACTCCTTCTGCTAAAAACTGGATTGGAACTCCGGCTGAAAACCCAACAAGTGTAAACTACGAGGAAGGTATATACGTAGGTTATCGTTATTTTACAACATTTAAATTAAAACCATCCTATGAATTTGGATTTGGATTGTCGTACACTTCATTTGACGTTTCGGATATTAAATTAAGTTCAAACACATTTGAAAATAAAATGAATATTACGGTTACAGTAAAAAATAATGGTAAAATAGCTGGTAAAGAAGTGGTTCAATTATATCTTAGCGCTCCTTCAAAAACAATTGACAAACCAACATCAGAATTAAAAGCATTTGCTAAAACAAAGGTATTACAACCTGGAGAAAGTCAAACATTAACTTTAACATTGAATCCTAAAGAATTAGCATCATTTATTACTAAAAAAAATGCTTGGATAGCTGAAGCGGGAAATTACAATGTAACTATAGGCACCTCATCATTAGACATCAAACAATCAGCAAATTTTTCTTTAGCTAAAGAATTAATAGTAGAAAAAACACATTCTGCATTTGCTGCTGATAGTCAATTTTCAGATTTGAGAAATTAA
- a CDS encoding asparaginase: MNSRTKILLIYTGGTIGMRKDLKTGALKVFNFSKLLQRIPELKQLDCEIETISFHNPIDSSNMKPEKWTEIASIIASNYSEFDGFVVLHGSDTMSYTASALSFMLENLSKPVVLTGSQLPIGDLRTDAKENLITAIQIASLQQNNKSVITEVCLYFEYKLYRGNRTTKINAEHFNAFASPNYPALIESGVYLNLKSELFLAHNPAMDLIVHKDLDTNVVILKLFPGINKNVLSAIIGIPNLRGIVLETYGSGNATTEDWFLNLIEKAIAKGLHIVNVSQCTSGSVNMGQYEVSSALKQIGVISGKDITTEAAITKLMYLLSQNIPFGDFQTVFETSLRGEMS, encoded by the coding sequence ATGAACTCAAGGACTAAAATTCTTTTAATTTACACTGGGGGAACCATTGGAATGCGCAAGGATTTAAAAACCGGAGCGCTAAAGGTTTTCAACTTTAGTAAATTATTACAAAGAATTCCTGAGTTGAAACAATTGGATTGTGAGATAGAAACCATTTCGTTTCATAATCCAATTGATTCTTCAAATATGAAACCCGAGAAATGGACTGAAATTGCTTCAATCATTGCTTCTAATTATTCCGAATTTGATGGATTTGTGGTGCTTCACGGTTCGGATACCATGTCGTATACAGCTTCAGCTTTGAGCTTTATGCTCGAAAATTTGTCAAAACCAGTTGTTTTAACGGGTTCGCAACTACCTATTGGTGATTTACGCACCGATGCTAAAGAAAATCTCATAACAGCAATCCAAATTGCTTCTTTACAGCAAAATAATAAATCTGTAATTACCGAAGTCTGTCTTTATTTCGAATATAAATTGTATCGCGGTAATCGAACTACAAAGATAAATGCTGAGCATTTTAATGCTTTTGCTTCACCCAATTATCCGGCCTTGATAGAGTCGGGAGTTTATTTAAATTTGAAGTCCGAATTATTTTTAGCCCATAATCCGGCTATGGATTTAATTGTACATAAGGATTTAGATACTAATGTAGTGATCTTAAAATTGTTTCCCGGGATAAATAAAAATGTCCTCTCTGCTATTATTGGAATTCCAAACCTGAGAGGAATTGTATTAGAGACCTACGGTTCCGGAAATGCAACTACTGAAGACTGGTTTTTGAATTTAATCGAAAAAGCCATTGCTAAGGGTTTGCATATTGTGAATGTAAGCCAATGTACCAGCGGAAGTGTCAATATGGGGCAATATGAGGTGAGTTCTGCCTTGAAGCAAATAGGAGTGATTTCAGGAAAAGATATTACTACCGAGGCTGCGATTACCAAATTGATGTATCTGTTGAGTCAAAATATTCCTTTTGGCGACTTTCAGACTGTGTTTGAAACTTCACTAAGAGGAGAAATGTCATAA